A single window of Lutzomyia longipalpis isolate SR_M1_2022 chromosome 1, ASM2433408v1 DNA harbors:
- the LOC129786120 gene encoding tropomyosin-2 isoform X3 — protein sequence MDAIKKKMQAMKLEKDNAMDKADTCEGQAKDANLRADKVNEEVRDLAKKLVQVENDLVSAKNALEASNQELEEKEKTLTATESEVAALNRKVQQIEEDLEKSEERSGSATQKLLEATQSADENNRMCKVLENRSQQDEERMDQLTNQLKEARLLAEDADGKSDEVSRKLAFVEDELEVAEDRVKSGESKIMELEEELKVVGNSLKSLEVSEEKANQRVEEFKREMKTLTVKLKEAENRAEQAEKQVKRLQKEVDRLEDNLFHEKEKYKAICDDLDSTFAELTGY from the exons ATGGACGcgattaagaagaaaatgcaagCGATGAAGCTTGAGAAGGACAATGCGATGGACAAGGCCGATACATGCGAGGGGCAGGCTAAGGATGCCAATCTCCGTGCAGACAAAGTCAATGAGGAAGTACGTGATCTGGCCAAGAAACTCGTCCAAGTTGAGAATGATCTGGTATCCGCCAAAAATGCCCTCGAAGCTTCCAACCAGGAACTCgaggagaaggaaaaaacaCTCACCGCCACAGAATCCGAAGTGGCTGCCCTCAATCGTAAAGTCCAGCAAATTGAGGAGGATCTCGAAAAGTCCGAGGAGCGTTCCGGAAGTGCTACCCAGAAATTGCTTGAGGCCACTCAATCAGCTGACGAAAACAATCG tatGTGCAAGGTATTGGAAAACCGATCCCAGCAGGATGAGGAGCGCATGGATCAACTCACCAACCAACTCAAAGAGGCACGTCTCCTTGCTGAAGATGCCGACGGAAAATCCGATGAGGTGTCCCGTAAGCTGGCCTTCGTTGAAGATGAGCTCGAAGTTGCTGAAGATCGTGTCAAGTCCGGAGAGTCGAAGATCATGGAGTTGGAAGAAGAGTTGAAG gTTGTCGGCAACTCTCTGAAATCTCTCGAAGTGTCTGAGGAGAAGGCCAACCAGAGAGTTGAGGAGTTCAAGCGTGAGATGAAGACCCTCACCGTCAAGCTAAAGGAAGCCGAAAACCGCGCCGAACAGGCTGAGAAGCAGGTGAAGAGGCTCCAGAAGGAGGTGGACAGACTAGAAG ACAATCTCttccatgaaaaagaaaaatacaaagcGATTTGCGACGATTTGGACTCAACTTTTGCCGAACTTACAGGATATTAG
- the LOC129786120 gene encoding tropomyosin-1 isoform X2, which translates to MDAIKKKMQAMKLEKDNAMDKADTCEGQAKDANLRADKVNEEVRDLAKKLVQVENDLVSAKNALEASNQELEEKEKTLTATESEVAALNRKVQQIEEDLEKSEERSGSATQKLLEATQSADENNRMCKVLENRSQQDEERMDQLTNQLKEARLLAEDADGKSDEVSRKLAFVEDELEVAEDRVKSGESKIMELEEELKVVGNSLKSLEVSEEKANQRVEEFKREMKTLTVKLKEAENRAEQAEKQVKRLQKEVDRLEDELGINKDRYKSLADEMDSTFAELAGY; encoded by the exons ATGGACGcgattaagaagaaaatgcaagCGATGAAGCTTGAGAAGGACAATGCGATGGACAAGGCCGATACATGCGAGGGGCAGGCTAAGGATGCCAATCTCCGTGCAGACAAAGTCAATGAGGAAGTACGTGATCTGGCCAAGAAACTCGTCCAAGTTGAGAATGATCTGGTATCCGCCAAAAATGCCCTCGAAGCTTCCAACCAGGAACTCgaggagaaggaaaaaacaCTCACCGCCACAGAATCCGAAGTGGCTGCCCTCAATCGTAAAGTCCAGCAAATTGAGGAGGATCTCGAAAAGTCCGAGGAGCGTTCCGGAAGTGCTACCCAGAAATTGCTTGAGGCCACTCAATCAGCTGACGAAAACAATCG tatGTGCAAGGTATTGGAAAACCGATCCCAGCAGGATGAGGAGCGCATGGATCAACTCACCAACCAACTCAAAGAGGCACGTCTCCTTGCTGAAGATGCCGACGGAAAATCCGATGAGGTGTCCCGTAAGCTGGCCTTCGTTGAAGATGAGCTCGAAGTTGCTGAAGATCGTGTCAAGTCCGGAGAGTCGAAGATCATGGAGTTGGAAGAAGAGTTGAAG gTTGTCGGCAACTCTCTGAAATCTCTCGAAGTGTCTGAGGAGAAGGCCAACCAGAGAGTTGAGGAGTTCAAGCGTGAGATGAAGACCCTCACCGTCAAGCTAAAGGAAGCCGAAAACCGCGCCGAACAGGCTGAGAAGCAGGTGAAGAGGCTCCAGAAGGAGGTGGACAGACTAGAAG ACGAATTGGGCATCAACAAGGACAGATACAAGAGTCTTGCCGACGAAATGGACTCCACCTTTGCGGAATTGGCTGGCTATTAA
- the LOC129786120 gene encoding tropomyosin-2 isoform X1, with product MDAIKKKMQAMKLEKDNAMDKADTCEGQAKDANLRADKVNEEVRDLAKKLVQVENDLVSAKNALEASNQELEEKEKTLTATESEVAALNRKVQQIEEDLEKSEERSGSATQKLLEATQSADENNRMCKVLENRSQQDEERMDQLTNQLKEARLLAEDADGKSDEVSRKLAFVEDELEVAEDRVKSGESKIMELEEELKVVGNSLKSLEVSEEKANQRVEEFKREMKTLTVKLKEAENRAEQAEKQVKRLQKEVDRLEGESLHFIPLALRGISRIILCYKNGNGYYLLIYDFNMLKKRINYYVSASATLLTDNLFHEKEKYKAICDDLDSTFAELTGY from the exons ATGGACGcgattaagaagaaaatgcaagCGATGAAGCTTGAGAAGGACAATGCGATGGACAAGGCCGATACATGCGAGGGGCAGGCTAAGGATGCCAATCTCCGTGCAGACAAAGTCAATGAGGAAGTACGTGATCTGGCCAAGAAACTCGTCCAAGTTGAGAATGATCTGGTATCCGCCAAAAATGCCCTCGAAGCTTCCAACCAGGAACTCgaggagaaggaaaaaacaCTCACCGCCACAGAATCCGAAGTGGCTGCCCTCAATCGTAAAGTCCAGCAAATTGAGGAGGATCTCGAAAAGTCCGAGGAGCGTTCCGGAAGTGCTACCCAGAAATTGCTTGAGGCCACTCAATCAGCTGACGAAAACAATCG tatGTGCAAGGTATTGGAAAACCGATCCCAGCAGGATGAGGAGCGCATGGATCAACTCACCAACCAACTCAAAGAGGCACGTCTCCTTGCTGAAGATGCCGACGGAAAATCCGATGAGGTGTCCCGTAAGCTGGCCTTCGTTGAAGATGAGCTCGAAGTTGCTGAAGATCGTGTCAAGTCCGGAGAGTCGAAGATCATGGAGTTGGAAGAAGAGTTGAAG gTTGTCGGCAACTCTCTGAAATCTCTCGAAGTGTCTGAGGAGAAGGCCAACCAGAGAGTTGAGGAGTTCAAGCGTGAGATGAAGACCCTCACCGTCAAGCTAAAGGAAGCCGAAAACCGCGCCGAACAGGCTGAGAAGCAGGTGAAGAGGCTCCAGAAGGAGGTGGACAGACTAGAAGGTGAGTCCTTACACTTTATACCGCTGGCGCTGAGAGGGATTTCTAGGATAATTCTATGCTATAAAAATGGGAATggatattatttattaatttatgattttaatatGCTAAAAAAACGTATAAATTACTATGTTTCTGCTTCTGCTACGCTTCTTACAGACAATCTCttccatgaaaaagaaaaatacaaagcGATTTGCGACGATTTGGACTCAACTTTTGCCGAACTTACAGGATATTAG